Proteins from one Mycobacterium sp. EPa45 genomic window:
- a CDS encoding MspA family porin, which translates to MLHRFATAAAAACMLIPMGATPLALADPADAGAPPPPPDNGVVASEVPGIAKTPDGRTLTVAAKDETQLPVAPLTTSLSSRDWVVGGTFTGTTTGSVAGGTLEAGYQIGCGVEMDKVKLNGSIGATLGNGTLGAGGVTLPGAISFPIQGQVEVEPRPGTVTNVVVDKKTFKGTSSRITLKDIHIKVDNCVGASSLRSYAVLTSSGTDADDIVAYYGVTKVF; encoded by the coding sequence ATGTTGCATCGCTTTGCCACCGCAGCCGCTGCAGCTTGCATGCTGATCCCGATGGGAGCGACCCCGCTCGCGTTGGCGGACCCGGCCGACGCGGGGGCTCCCCCTCCACCCCCGGACAACGGCGTTGTCGCCTCTGAAGTTCCCGGCATCGCCAAGACGCCCGACGGCCGGACCCTGACCGTCGCAGCCAAGGACGAGACCCAGCTGCCGGTGGCACCGCTGACCACATCCCTGTCGTCGCGCGACTGGGTGGTGGGCGGAACGTTCACCGGTACCACCACGGGTTCGGTGGCGGGCGGAACGTTGGAAGCCGGCTACCAAATCGGTTGCGGCGTCGAGATGGACAAGGTGAAGCTGAACGGCTCGATCGGCGCCACCTTGGGTAACGGCACGCTGGGCGCCGGCGGCGTCACCCTGCCGGGCGCGATCAGCTTCCCGATCCAGGGCCAGGTCGAGGTCGAGCCCCGCCCGGGCACCGTCACCAACGTCGTCGTCGACAAGAAGACGTTCAAGGGCACCTCGTCGCGTATCACGCTCAAGGACATCCACATCAAGGTCGACAACTGCGTCGGCGCGTCCTCGCTGCGCTCCTACGCAGTGCTGACCAGCTCGGGCACCGACGCCGACGACATCGTCGCCTACTACGGCGTCACCAAGGTTTTCTGA
- a CDS encoding MFS transporter — protein MGRHSVRVGHPGVLIAVLAAAGISVSLMQTLMIPLIPELPTLLHTSPDNASWAITVTLLTAAVTTPVFGRLGDMYGPKPMLMICAATLTVGSLIAAMTSSLLPFIVGRGLQGFGIPIIPLAISVLRAAVPADRVGSAMGLISSSLGVGGALGLPLSAVVAQKTDWHTLFWGASVLGIIAMLLFYFMVPNIPATSADRFDPLGFVLLTTGLVTLLLPISKGSTWGWTSSTTLSLFVVSVVVFAVFARWQFRTTSPMVDLRTTLRRPVLTTNIAAILVCFSMFALSLVAPQVLELPKATGYGLGQSMLQAGLWMAPGGLAMMVASPLAARVAGRRGAKFTLVCGAAIIAAAYLGAVWLLGSPAAVMVVNIAISLGVGFAYSSLPALINAAVPVSETAAANGINALARSLGTSISSAVIGVVLATMTITYAGHTMPSLQGLRIALLVSAGVAALAAVIALTLPAAGDGAVEDWSPEEFELSGDPLVKG, from the coding sequence ATGGGTCGTCACTCGGTCCGGGTGGGGCACCCCGGGGTTCTGATCGCCGTCCTGGCGGCCGCCGGAATCAGTGTGTCGCTGATGCAGACCCTGATGATCCCGCTGATCCCCGAGCTTCCGACGCTGCTGCACACCAGCCCGGACAACGCGTCGTGGGCGATCACGGTGACACTGTTGACCGCGGCGGTGACCACGCCGGTGTTCGGCCGGCTCGGCGACATGTACGGGCCCAAGCCGATGCTGATGATCTGCGCGGCGACGCTGACGGTCGGGTCGTTGATCGCCGCGATGACCAGCTCGCTGCTGCCATTCATCGTCGGGCGCGGGCTGCAGGGCTTCGGCATCCCGATCATCCCGCTGGCGATCAGTGTGCTGCGGGCCGCGGTACCGGCCGACCGGGTCGGGTCGGCGATGGGGTTGATCAGCTCCTCGCTGGGGGTCGGCGGCGCGCTGGGTCTCCCGCTGTCGGCGGTGGTCGCCCAAAAGACCGACTGGCACACCTTGTTCTGGGGCGCAAGCGTTCTCGGCATCATCGCGATGTTGTTGTTCTACTTCATGGTGCCCAACATTCCGGCCACCTCGGCCGACCGGTTCGACCCGCTGGGGTTCGTCTTGCTGACCACCGGATTGGTGACTCTGCTGCTACCGATCTCGAAGGGGTCGACGTGGGGGTGGACGAGTTCGACCACCCTGTCGCTGTTCGTCGTGTCGGTCGTGGTGTTCGCCGTCTTCGCCCGCTGGCAGTTCCGGACCACGTCGCCGATGGTTGATCTGCGCACGACGCTGCGCCGTCCGGTCCTGACCACCAATATCGCGGCGATCCTGGTGTGCTTCTCGATGTTCGCGCTCTCGCTGGTCGCACCGCAGGTGCTCGAACTGCCCAAGGCCACCGGCTACGGCTTGGGTCAGTCGATGTTGCAGGCGGGTCTGTGGATGGCGCCGGGCGGGCTGGCCATGATGGTCGCGTCCCCGCTCGCGGCCCGGGTCGCCGGGCGCCGCGGCGCCAAGTTCACGTTGGTGTGCGGTGCCGCGATCATCGCCGCCGCCTACCTGGGCGCGGTGTGGTTGCTCGGCAGCCCGGCGGCAGTGATGGTGGTCAACATCGCCATCAGCCTCGGCGTGGGTTTCGCGTACTCGTCTTTACCAGCGCTCATCAACGCTGCGGTACCTGTGTCGGAGACGGCCGCTGCCAACGGAATCAACGCTCTCGCCAGGTCGTTGGGGACGTCGATTTCCAGCGCGGTGATCGGTGTGGTGCTGGCGACGATGACCATCACCTACGCCGGGCACACGATGCCATCGCTGCAGGGGCTGCGGATCGCGTTGCTCGTCTCCGCCGGCGTCGCGGCACTGGCCGCGGTCATCGCGCTGACACTGCCGGCCGCGGGCGATGGCGCCGTCGAGGATTGGTCGCCGGAAGAGTTCGAGCTCTCCGGTGATCCGCTCGTCAAAGGTTGA
- a CDS encoding MspA family porin, which yields MLKRFAALAGVCLLAPMGGAPLALADPPADPNVAPAANVGPAGPVPSAAPGVLKTPDGWTLNVVGKDESMEPVASLTNSPWSREYLVDGTFTGDVSGGGSTKLAGGTLEAGYQIGCGIIQDDIESITSGGITPGVGIPLVTGSLLPITLGLSLSEQIKIDLKPGTVNIVPVGKKSFKGTKPRVSITGFRIKIDGCAGQSFIRSYATLTSSTDNTDDVVTYLGVTKAV from the coding sequence ATGTTGAAACGCTTTGCCGCATTGGCTGGAGTATGCCTGCTGGCCCCGATGGGAGGGGCTCCGCTCGCGTTGGCCGACCCGCCGGCGGATCCCAACGTGGCACCTGCCGCCAACGTCGGGCCGGCGGGCCCCGTGCCCTCTGCTGCGCCCGGGGTTCTCAAGACGCCCGACGGCTGGACGCTCAACGTGGTGGGCAAGGACGAGTCCATGGAACCCGTGGCCTCCCTGACCAATTCGCCGTGGTCGCGTGAGTACCTGGTGGACGGCACGTTCACCGGCGACGTCAGCGGCGGCGGCAGCACGAAGCTGGCCGGCGGAACGCTGGAGGCCGGGTACCAAATCGGTTGCGGCATCATCCAGGACGACATCGAGTCGATCACCTCGGGCGGCATCACCCCGGGTGTCGGCATTCCGCTGGTGACCGGCTCGCTGCTGCCGATCACGCTGGGTCTGTCGCTGTCCGAGCAGATCAAGATCGACCTCAAGCCCGGCACGGTGAACATCGTTCCGGTGGGCAAGAAGTCGTTCAAGGGCACCAAGCCCCGCGTCTCGATCACCGGTTTCCGCATCAAGATCGATGGTTGCGCGGGTCAGTCCTTCATCCGCTCGTACGCCACGCTGACGAGCTCGACCGACAACACCGATGACGTGGTCACCTACCTGGGCGTCACCAAGGCCGTTTAA
- a CDS encoding chromate transporter has translation MSEPGSTREKVSLLEIARTFNHIALASFGGGLGAWSREVIVVEKKWLGEEEFLSAMTMCRIVPGANQVNLAVFVGTKMKGLAGAIAAVIGLCLAPVAIVLTLGFVYFTFKEVPAVKGALHGASAAAVALTLAMVIQTGQKCLKGLMPVAFFLASFVLNGLLRWPLLLTLAILAPLSLIWAWPRKTPEPAQA, from the coding sequence ATGAGTGAGCCCGGTTCCACCCGGGAGAAGGTCTCACTTCTGGAGATCGCGCGGACGTTCAACCACATCGCACTGGCGTCCTTCGGCGGCGGACTGGGGGCATGGTCGCGCGAGGTCATCGTCGTCGAGAAGAAGTGGCTCGGCGAGGAGGAGTTCCTCAGCGCGATGACGATGTGCCGGATCGTGCCCGGCGCCAACCAGGTGAACCTGGCAGTCTTCGTCGGCACCAAGATGAAGGGCCTTGCCGGCGCCATCGCGGCTGTGATCGGGCTGTGCCTGGCGCCGGTCGCGATCGTGCTCACGCTGGGCTTCGTGTACTTCACGTTCAAGGAAGTGCCCGCGGTCAAGGGTGCCCTGCACGGCGCCTCGGCCGCGGCCGTCGCGTTGACCCTCGCGATGGTCATCCAGACCGGCCAGAAGTGCCTCAAAGGCCTGATGCCCGTCGCCTTCTTCCTGGCCAGCTTCGTCCTCAACGGCCTGTTGCGCTGGCCGCTGCTGCTGACGCTGGCCATCCTCGCGCCGCTGAGCTTGATCTGGGCGTGGCCCCGCAAGACGCCGGAGCCGGCCCAGGCATGA
- a CDS encoding CocE/NonD family hydrolase, with amino-acid sequence MQPDVPARMRDGTVLRADVYRPDSSDPVPVILMRTQYGKSGAQVQPSRYQTPSWFASHCYLVVIQDVRGQGASGGTFSEFSHDRDDGYDSVEWAAALPGSNGKVGMYGSSYVGATQWLAATATPPHLVTIVPANTASDYYDGWMYEGGEFRLAFVQPWAIGLATTAAENRHDDTTAAMLKAASADSTRWLGFLPYRALPPLQPANPAVAPWYFDWIAHSKRDDFWRQWSIRDRYPSVRVPVLDIEGWYDAFLAGGIENFTGMVNSAGTSESRTNQRLVIGPWDHVDWGRAGSEPAPSLKDIGPVGETPINELMLAWYDRFLKGVHNHVSGKPRVDYFLMGANRWKSAQSWPLPDTQWTRYFMSGDGQMDSRTGTLTTAAPPADQAPDHYVYDPTDPAPSVGGHSCCGAKSGPQGPYDQIPVEQRSDVLVYTSDPLSTDTEVTGPTTVDLWASSSAVDTDFTAKLIVVKPDGDAINLNNGILRTSFRDSMSDPRPSVPNQPSEYRIAIWPTSFEFRAGDRIRVEISSSDYPQFAPNPNNGEPFGQSAATVPATQTILHDAAHPSAVTIPVIPSGGRESDRFPIG; translated from the coding sequence ATGCAGCCCGACGTGCCGGCTCGGATGCGCGATGGAACTGTGCTGCGCGCCGACGTCTACCGGCCGGACAGCTCCGACCCGGTTCCGGTGATTTTGATGCGCACCCAGTACGGGAAGTCCGGCGCCCAGGTACAGCCGTCGCGCTACCAGACCCCCTCTTGGTTCGCCTCGCACTGTTATCTCGTTGTCATTCAAGATGTTCGGGGCCAAGGCGCATCCGGCGGCACCTTCAGTGAGTTCTCCCACGACCGCGATGACGGCTACGACTCCGTGGAGTGGGCCGCCGCACTGCCGGGCTCGAACGGCAAGGTGGGCATGTACGGCTCGTCGTATGTCGGCGCCACCCAATGGCTGGCCGCAACCGCGACTCCCCCGCACCTGGTCACCATCGTTCCTGCGAACACCGCCTCGGATTACTACGACGGCTGGATGTATGAGGGTGGCGAGTTCCGGCTGGCGTTCGTCCAGCCGTGGGCGATCGGTCTGGCCACCACCGCGGCAGAGAACCGGCACGACGACACCACCGCTGCGATGCTGAAGGCGGCCTCGGCCGACTCGACCCGGTGGCTGGGCTTCCTGCCCTACCGTGCCCTTCCGCCGCTGCAGCCCGCCAATCCTGCTGTGGCGCCATGGTATTTCGACTGGATCGCCCATTCGAAGCGAGACGATTTCTGGCGGCAGTGGAGCATCCGCGACCGTTATCCCTCAGTTCGGGTGCCGGTGCTCGATATCGAGGGCTGGTACGACGCCTTCCTCGCCGGTGGCATCGAGAACTTCACCGGGATGGTGAATTCGGCCGGCACGTCCGAAAGCCGGACGAACCAGCGGCTGGTGATCGGCCCCTGGGACCATGTGGACTGGGGCCGGGCGGGTTCGGAGCCGGCGCCGTCGCTCAAGGACATCGGCCCCGTCGGTGAGACGCCGATCAACGAGCTGATGCTGGCCTGGTACGACCGCTTTCTCAAGGGCGTGCACAACCACGTGTCGGGCAAGCCGCGGGTCGACTACTTCCTGATGGGTGCGAACCGGTGGAAGTCGGCACAGAGCTGGCCGTTACCCGACACCCAGTGGACTCGCTACTTCATGTCCGGCGACGGTCAGATGGATTCGCGCACCGGCACACTGACCACCGCGGCTCCGCCCGCCGACCAGGCGCCCGACCACTACGTCTACGACCCGACCGATCCGGCCCCCAGTGTCGGCGGACATTCGTGTTGCGGCGCGAAGTCGGGGCCACAGGGTCCCTACGACCAGATACCGGTCGAGCAGCGCTCCGATGTGCTGGTCTACACCAGCGATCCGCTGTCGACCGACACCGAAGTGACCGGACCGACGACGGTCGACCTGTGGGCGTCGTCGTCGGCGGTCGACACCGATTTCACGGCGAAACTGATCGTGGTCAAGCCCGACGGCGACGCGATCAACCTCAATAACGGGATTCTGCGGACGTCGTTCCGCGACTCGATGTCCGACCCGCGCCCGAGCGTTCCGAATCAGCCGTCTGAGTATCGCATCGCGATCTGGCCGACGAGCTTTGAGTTCCGTGCCGGCGACCGAATCCGAGTAGAGATCTCCAGCAGCGATTACCCGCAGTTCGCGCCGAACCCGAACAACGGTGAACCGTTCGGGCAGAGTGCGGCGACCGTGCCCGCAACGCAAACCATCCTGCATGACGCCGCGCATCCGTCGGCCGTCACCATCCCCGTGATCCCGTCCGGCGGCCGGGAATCTGATCGCTTCCCTATCGGGTAG
- a CDS encoding SDR family oxidoreductase — translation MSAPSVFITGAAAGIGRATALTFARNGYRVGAYDIDLDGLAGLRKEIAAFGGDVATGELDVTDEDQWSARLGEFTSSTGQLDILVNNAGVLTTGAFGEVPLGVHRQMVDINFYGALVGLHAALPYLRATPRAQVVNMCSASALYGQPELATYSATKFALRALTEALELEWRQYGIRVLAMWPLFVKTAMTDGVETASTKSLGVNLQPEDVAAAVYSATHRRGRLARVHYPVGRQTAVLSALSQVSPNWMQRLITKTLTRN, via the coding sequence GTGAGCGCGCCCAGCGTCTTCATCACCGGAGCCGCTGCGGGTATCGGGCGGGCGACCGCCCTGACGTTCGCCCGGAACGGATACCGGGTGGGTGCCTACGACATCGACCTCGACGGGCTGGCCGGGCTGCGTAAGGAGATCGCGGCATTCGGCGGTGACGTGGCGACCGGCGAACTCGACGTCACCGACGAGGACCAATGGTCGGCGCGGCTCGGTGAATTCACCAGCAGCACAGGCCAACTCGATATCCTCGTGAACAACGCCGGCGTGCTGACCACCGGCGCCTTCGGCGAGGTGCCGCTGGGAGTTCACCGGCAGATGGTGGACATCAACTTCTACGGCGCGCTGGTCGGACTGCATGCCGCATTGCCCTACCTGCGCGCCACGCCGCGCGCCCAGGTGGTCAACATGTGTTCGGCCTCGGCGCTTTACGGCCAGCCCGAACTGGCCACGTACTCGGCGACCAAGTTCGCGCTGCGCGCGCTGACCGAGGCGCTGGAACTCGAATGGCGCCAATACGGAATCCGGGTGCTGGCGATGTGGCCGCTGTTCGTCAAGACGGCGATGACCGACGGCGTCGAGACCGCCAGCACGAAGTCACTCGGCGTCAACCTTCAGCCCGAAGACGTCGCCGCCGCGGTCTACTCGGCCACGCATCGACGCGGACGTCTGGCCAGGGTGCACTATCCGGTCGGGCGTCAGACCGCAGTGCTGTCCGCGCTGTCGCAGGTGTCGCCCAACTGGATGCAACGGTTGATCACGAAGACGCTGACGCGCAACTAG
- a CDS encoding phosphatidylserine/phosphatidylglycerophosphate/cardiolipin synthase family protein: protein MPANAPRVIVEPDDGVDPVREFISSAQSSLLIKQFTFTEPSLIEAVIDRKKAGVDVRIMLNPQRSGGDRANDESYETFKAAGIHVQWSSPKFYVTHEKSIVVDESAAMVATYNLMIKYFTLTRDYGIITHDPLHVAQIIDVFNADWEHRDFTPPRYEGLLWSNSNSRYHMARFIDTAERKLYIQHPKYVDAVILDHIAAAAHRGVRVRVLCGGKHGISEWDILDTFASLRTLRRFGVEVRKQKNLRVHAKLLIVDGREVLVGSMNIDRSAFDLRRELGITTDDPDVVTRLKAVFKNDWQISNHYEPPDPLEQNRPVEDEFPHDRDLVHE, encoded by the coding sequence ATGCCTGCTAACGCCCCGCGCGTGATCGTCGAACCGGACGACGGCGTGGACCCGGTCCGTGAATTCATCTCGAGCGCGCAAAGCTCGCTTCTGATAAAGCAATTCACCTTCACCGAGCCAAGCCTGATCGAGGCTGTGATCGACCGGAAGAAGGCTGGGGTCGACGTACGCATCATGCTCAACCCGCAGCGCTCGGGCGGCGACCGGGCGAACGACGAAAGCTACGAGACGTTCAAGGCCGCCGGCATCCACGTCCAGTGGTCGAGCCCGAAATTCTATGTGACACACGAGAAGTCGATCGTCGTCGACGAGAGCGCGGCCATGGTCGCGACCTACAACCTGATGATCAAGTACTTCACGCTCACCCGCGACTACGGCATCATCACCCACGACCCGCTGCATGTCGCCCAGATCATCGACGTGTTCAACGCCGACTGGGAGCACCGCGACTTCACCCCGCCCCGATACGAAGGGCTGTTGTGGAGCAACTCCAATTCCCGTTACCACATGGCACGTTTCATTGACACTGCCGAGCGCAAGCTGTACATCCAGCACCCGAAGTACGTCGACGCGGTCATCCTCGATCACATCGCAGCGGCCGCCCATCGTGGTGTCAGGGTGAGGGTCCTGTGCGGAGGCAAGCATGGCATCAGCGAGTGGGACATCCTCGATACCTTCGCCTCGCTGCGGACGCTTCGCCGGTTCGGCGTCGAGGTGCGCAAGCAGAAGAACCTCAGGGTGCACGCCAAGCTCTTGATCGTCGACGGCAGAGAGGTCCTGGTCGGGTCGATGAACATCGACCGCAGCGCTTTCGACCTGCGCCGCGAGCTCGGCATCACCACCGATGATCCCGACGTCGTGACCCGGCTCAAAGCGGTGTTCAAGAACGACTGGCAGATCTCCAACCACTACGAGCCACCGGACCCGCTGGAACAGAACCGTCCCGTCGAGGACGAGTTCCCGCATGACAGAGACCTGGTCCATGAGTGA
- a CDS encoding chromate transporter, which yields MKTFLALIGMFGSLSLLSIGGGNTVLPDMHLQAVTGHHWLTNSQFADIFSISQAAPGPSILIVALVGYAAGLGVFGVVGGIIGGVLATVAMVVPAAGLMYLITVSWQKAQKSKLRYAVEKGFAPLTVGLILASSLVMSKAADHDWRAYLITGVATLIFVRTKTNPLIVVGAAALLGYVGFV from the coding sequence ATGAAGACGTTCCTGGCGCTGATCGGCATGTTCGGCTCGCTGTCGCTGCTGTCGATCGGCGGCGGCAATACCGTCCTGCCCGACATGCACCTGCAGGCGGTGACCGGCCACCACTGGCTGACGAATTCCCAATTCGCGGACATCTTCTCGATCTCCCAAGCCGCCCCCGGGCCCAGCATCCTGATCGTCGCGCTGGTCGGCTACGCGGCCGGGCTCGGCGTCTTCGGTGTCGTCGGTGGGATCATCGGCGGCGTGCTCGCCACGGTGGCGATGGTGGTGCCCGCGGCCGGCCTGATGTATCTGATCACCGTGTCGTGGCAGAAGGCCCAAAAGTCCAAGCTGCGCTACGCCGTCGAGAAGGGCTTCGCCCCGCTGACCGTGGGGCTGATCCTGGCCAGCTCTCTGGTCATGAGCAAGGCCGCCGACCACGACTGGCGGGCGTACCTGATCACCGGCGTCGCCACCCTGATCTTCGTGCGGACCAAGACCAACCCGCTGATCGTGGTCGGCGCCGCGGCGCTGCTGGGCTACGTCGGCTTCGTCTGA
- a CDS encoding lysylphosphatidylglycerol synthase domain-containing protein: MRVDGRDVAVSGDLLLPLTRRTNDIVRLSLATVVLIIVVTSSLITRNDWVGLEKSVSRIVGVLTPTQSNLVYLAYGAAILALPFVILIGLIGARQWKLFAAYVAAGFLAVFSLSISGNGIAAPRWHFDLSERLSTTLSQFLDDPRWIAMLAAVLTVSGPWLPGRWRRWWWTLLLAFVPIHLVVSAVVPARSLLGLSVGWFVGALTVWVVGTPALEVPLDGTVRALSRRGFLVTSLTVVRPAGGGPLELAAADDAGSRVVLEMYGPNQRSGGALRQFWRWLILRDAETAPLQASMRRAVEHRALMTIAVGDLGVSNTTTMAVAALERGWTLYAHTPPLGDPIGDACDETLVTAVWGALGVLHRHQIAHGDLRFKEMTVDAGKVMFGGFGSSEYGATDEQLQSDIAALLVTTSDRFGPESAVEAAVHTLGKETVLNASRRLTRAAVPARIRKSVNDPKGVMAAARDEVKRQTGAEEIKTETITRFTRKQVIQLVLLVALVYVAYPFISTVPTFFSELRNANWWWALLGLAVSALTYVGAAAALWACASGLVKFGNLVIMQFANTFAATTTPAGVGGLALSTRFLQKGGLGALRATAAVALQQAVQVITHVTLLILFSVAAGATADLSHFVPSTTLLYLIGGVALGILGTFLLVPKARRWLGTAVRPRLQEVGHELLELMREPKRLAVIVLGCATTTLGMALVLWSSIEAFGGDTTFVTVTIVTMVGGTLASAAPTPGGVGAVEAALIGGLAAFGVPAAVGVPAVLLYRVLTCWLPVFAGWPIMRWLTARDMI; the protein is encoded by the coding sequence GTGCGAGTTGACGGACGCGATGTTGCCGTTTCCGGCGACCTTTTGCTGCCGCTGACCCGACGGACCAACGACATCGTTCGGCTCTCGCTGGCGACCGTTGTTCTGATCATCGTGGTCACCAGCTCACTGATCACCCGCAACGACTGGGTCGGGCTGGAGAAATCGGTGTCGCGGATCGTGGGTGTGCTCACTCCGACCCAATCCAATCTGGTCTATCTGGCCTACGGCGCCGCGATCCTGGCACTGCCGTTCGTGATCCTGATCGGCCTGATCGGCGCGCGCCAGTGGAAGCTGTTCGCCGCGTACGTGGCGGCCGGATTCCTCGCGGTGTTCTCCCTGTCGATCAGCGGTAACGGGATCGCCGCGCCCCGATGGCATTTCGACCTCTCCGAGCGGTTGTCGACCACTCTGTCGCAGTTCCTCGACGACCCCCGCTGGATCGCGATGCTGGCCGCCGTGCTGACCGTGTCCGGGCCGTGGCTGCCGGGCCGGTGGCGGCGGTGGTGGTGGACGTTGCTGCTGGCGTTCGTGCCGATCCACCTGGTGGTCAGCGCGGTGGTCCCGGCCCGCTCACTGCTCGGTCTGTCCGTCGGCTGGTTCGTGGGCGCCCTGACCGTGTGGGTGGTGGGCACGCCTGCGCTCGAAGTCCCCCTCGACGGAACCGTGCGCGCGCTGTCCCGGCGCGGATTCCTGGTGACGTCACTGACGGTGGTGCGCCCGGCCGGGGGCGGCCCGCTGGAGTTGGCGGCGGCCGACGACGCCGGTTCACGGGTCGTCCTCGAGATGTACGGACCCAATCAGCGCAGCGGCGGTGCGCTGCGGCAGTTCTGGCGGTGGCTGATCCTGCGCGACGCCGAAACCGCACCGTTGCAGGCCTCGATGCGCCGCGCCGTCGAGCATCGGGCACTGATGACGATCGCGGTCGGCGATCTCGGGGTCTCCAACACAACCACGATGGCGGTCGCCGCGCTCGAACGCGGGTGGACCCTGTACGCGCACACCCCGCCCCTCGGCGATCCGATCGGCGACGCTTGCGACGAGACCCTGGTGACCGCGGTCTGGGGTGCGCTGGGGGTCCTGCACCGCCACCAGATCGCGCACGGGGACTTGCGATTCAAGGAAATGACCGTCGACGCCGGGAAGGTGATGTTCGGCGGGTTCGGCAGCTCCGAGTACGGCGCGACCGACGAGCAGCTGCAGTCCGACATAGCGGCGCTGCTGGTGACCACGTCCGACCGGTTCGGTCCCGAGTCCGCCGTGGAGGCCGCCGTGCACACCCTCGGCAAGGAGACCGTCCTCAACGCGTCGCGGCGCCTCACCAGGGCGGCGGTCCCGGCCCGAATCCGCAAGTCGGTCAACGATCCCAAGGGTGTCATGGCCGCGGCTCGCGACGAAGTCAAGCGGCAGACCGGGGCTGAGGAGATCAAGACCGAGACCATCACCCGGTTCACCCGCAAGCAGGTCATTCAGCTGGTTCTGCTCGTCGCACTGGTGTACGTCGCCTATCCGTTCATCAGCACGGTGCCCACGTTCTTCAGCGAGCTGCGCAATGCGAACTGGTGGTGGGCGCTGCTCGGGCTGGCGGTGTCGGCATTGACGTATGTCGGTGCGGCAGCGGCGTTGTGGGCGTGTGCGTCCGGGCTCGTCAAGTTCGGCAACCTGGTCATCATGCAGTTCGCCAACACCTTCGCTGCCACCACCACCCCGGCCGGTGTCGGCGGTCTGGCCCTGAGCACCCGATTCCTGCAGAAGGGTGGCCTTGGGGCGCTGCGGGCCACCGCGGCGGTGGCGTTGCAGCAGGCCGTGCAGGTGATCACCCATGTGACCCTGCTGATTCTGTTCAGCGTCGCCGCCGGCGCCACCGCAGACCTGTCGCACTTCGTGCCGAGCACCACGCTGCTGTATCTGATCGGCGGCGTCGCACTCGGCATCCTGGGCACCTTCCTGTTGGTGCCCAAAGCCCGTCGGTGGCTCGGGACAGCAGTGCGGCCCCGGCTGCAAGAGGTCGGTCACGAGCTACTGGAGCTGATGCGCGAACCCAAGCGGTTGGCGGTTATCGTTTTAGGTTGTGCCACAACCACTCTGGGGATGGCATTGGTGCTGTGGTCGAGCATCGAGGCGTTCGGCGGCGACACCACCTTCGTCACGGTGACCATCGTCACGATGGTCGGTGGCACCCTGGCCTCGGCCGCACCCACGCCCGGCGGCGTGGGCGCGGTGGAAGCCGCACTGATCGGTGGCCTCGCCGCCTTCGGCGTGCCCGCGGCGGTCGGGGTGCCGGCGGTGCTGCTCTATCGCGTTCTGACGTGCTGGCTGCCGGTGTTCGCCGGCTGGCCGATTATGCGCTGGCTCACCGCGAGAGACATGATCTAG
- a CDS encoding DUF3817 domain-containing protein, giving the protein MTAPESPETHTPAGVPLDKLRNALLGYRILAWTTGIWLIALCYEIVLRYVVKVDNPPTWIGVVHGWVYFIYLLFTANLAVKVRWPIAKTIGVLLAGTIPLLGIVVEQVQTRDLKTRFNL; this is encoded by the coding sequence ATGACCGCACCCGAGTCGCCCGAAACCCACACCCCCGCGGGGGTCCCGCTCGACAAGCTCCGCAATGCCCTTCTGGGATACCGGATCCTGGCGTGGACCACGGGCATCTGGCTTATCGCGCTCTGCTACGAGATCGTGCTGCGCTACGTCGTCAAGGTCGACAATCCGCCCACCTGGATCGGGGTGGTGCACGGCTGGGTCTACTTCATCTACCTGCTCTTCACCGCCAACCTCGCGGTGAAGGTGCGCTGGCCGATCGCCAAGACCATCGGTGTGCTGCTGGCCGGCACCATCCCATTGCTCGGCATCGTCGTCGAGCAGGTGCAGACCCGAGACCTGAAGACCCGCTTCAACCTTTGA